A genomic stretch from Photobacterium atrarenae includes:
- a CDS encoding CpaF family protein has protein sequence MSDMTDAIVWPHRELAIQEDESRLELKAELHQFVIERLEDDGLMYEMERQELQGYVYDYARIYFKQLQGTHFPQDMNALVNELLDEIVGFGPLQNLLDDPDVDDILINGPKLIYVERQGQLTKVPFRFMNDQHVLRVIRRMIAPFGRRIDEANPMVDARLPNGSRINAVIPPLAIDGPCLSVRKFKAESIDIDTLLQNGAMHQLLMKCARSRCNILISGSTGSGKTTLLNVLSQYINSGERVVTIEDAAELQLRNGHVVRLETRPPNSEGQGEVTSRDLLKNALRMRPDRIILGESRGGEVLDMLQAMNTGHQGSMSTLHANSPQDALLRLEMMVTMTGFSSSEVLVKQMVATALDLVIQVARLPSGRRVITHIVEIQDVADEQIRTQVLYAYQPTSEDFRLVDSMSAALREKTGGERE, from the coding sequence ATGAGCGATATGACGGACGCTATCGTCTGGCCCCACCGGGAGTTGGCGATACAGGAAGATGAGTCCCGCCTGGAACTGAAAGCGGAACTGCACCAGTTTGTGATTGAACGTCTGGAAGATGACGGATTGATGTACGAGATGGAGCGCCAGGAGCTTCAGGGGTATGTCTATGATTATGCCCGGATTTATTTCAAGCAGCTTCAGGGTACGCATTTCCCTCAGGATATGAACGCCCTGGTCAATGAACTGCTGGATGAAATTGTTGGGTTCGGGCCGTTACAGAACCTGCTCGATGATCCGGACGTCGATGACATCCTGATCAACGGTCCCAAGTTAATTTATGTCGAGCGCCAGGGACAGCTGACCAAGGTGCCGTTTCGCTTTATGAATGATCAACATGTACTGCGGGTGATCCGGCGGATGATCGCGCCGTTCGGACGGCGGATTGATGAAGCCAATCCGATGGTTGATGCCCGATTGCCCAACGGGAGCCGGATCAACGCTGTGATCCCGCCGTTGGCGATCGATGGCCCTTGCCTGTCGGTGCGTAAATTTAAAGCTGAATCGATTGATATTGATACCCTGTTGCAAAACGGTGCCATGCACCAGTTGTTGATGAAGTGTGCCCGCTCACGCTGCAATATTCTGATTAGTGGTTCGACCGGCTCAGGGAAAACCACCCTGTTGAATGTGCTCAGCCAGTACATTAACTCCGGGGAGCGGGTGGTGACCATTGAAGATGCCGCAGAGCTGCAACTGAGAAATGGCCACGTTGTGCGGCTGGAGACCCGGCCGCCGAACTCGGAAGGACAGGGGGAAGTCACGTCGCGGGATCTGCTCAAGAATGCCCTGCGGATGCGCCCGGATCGGATCATTCTTGGCGAGAGCCGGGGCGGGGAAGTCCTGGACATGCTCCAGGCGATGAATACAGGACACCAGGGCTCCATGAGTACCCTGCATGCGAACTCGCCCCAGGATGCCCTGTTGCGACTAGAGATGATGGTCACCATGACCGGTTTCTCGTCGAGCGAAGTGTTGGTTAAGCAGATGGTCGCTACCGCGCTGGATCTGGTGATCCAGGTCGCGCGACTGCCCAGTGGCCGTCGGGTGATCACTCACATTGTCGAGATCCAGGATGTCGCCGATGAACAAATTCGCACCCAGGTGCTGTATGCCTATCAGCCGACCAGTGAAGATTTCAGGCTGGTAGATAGCATGTCGGCGGCACTGCGGGAGAAAACCGGAGGTGAACGTGAGTAG
- a CDS encoding type II secretion system F family protein, whose translation MSSLFILAGVLLLAGAGLLLFAARENETSDPASVAEAGSDEERQDAERPVRERTWRETSLETRQKLGLSTSVGFIVLYLTLQVVLVLGAQQVAGISGLGASLVIAVAGLLLLGQLRKSRMRRKIIRQLPGFIEQLNRRVKVGLSLNQALIRTVPTIEAPLQSVVERVIRRAELGAELYVSFSKESQLTGVREFQLLGVVFKVNHQFGGSVSQALENLVELLQQDERSQRELKSLTGETRVTAWVMGLTPSVMAGFMLINEPQSLQAMWMDEQGKLALQIALGSQLFGVVLLWRMLRAL comes from the coding sequence GTGAGTAGTCTGTTTATTCTGGCCGGGGTTTTGTTACTGGCGGGCGCTGGTCTGTTGCTGTTTGCTGCCCGGGAAAATGAGACGTCAGATCCGGCTTCAGTCGCGGAGGCGGGTTCTGACGAGGAGCGCCAAGATGCGGAGCGTCCGGTACGGGAGCGGACCTGGCGCGAGACGAGTCTGGAGACCAGGCAAAAGCTGGGCCTGAGCACCTCGGTCGGGTTTATTGTGCTGTACTTGACGCTTCAGGTGGTGCTGGTGCTCGGGGCGCAGCAAGTTGCTGGTATATCGGGGCTGGGAGCGAGTCTGGTGATTGCTGTCGCGGGGTTGTTACTGCTGGGACAGCTGCGTAAGAGCCGGATGCGCCGGAAAATTATTCGTCAGTTACCCGGGTTTATTGAACAGCTCAATCGTCGGGTCAAAGTCGGGCTGTCTTTAAATCAGGCCTTGATCCGGACGGTGCCGACGATTGAAGCGCCGCTTCAGTCGGTTGTGGAGCGCGTGATCCGCCGGGCAGAGTTGGGGGCTGAGCTTTATGTGTCGTTCAGTAAAGAGTCGCAGTTGACCGGGGTGAGGGAGTTTCAACTGCTTGGGGTCGTATTTAAGGTCAATCACCAGTTTGGCGGCAGCGTCAGTCAGGCGCTGGAAAACCTGGTCGAGTTGCTGCAGCAGGATGAGCGCAGTCAGCGTGAGTTGAAGTCGTTGACCGGGGAGACCCGGGTGACGGCCTGGGTGATGGGGTTGACGCCGTCGGTGATGGCGGGATTTATGCTCATCAATGAGCCGCAATCGCTTCAGGCGATGTGGATGGATGAACAAGGAAAACTGGCACTGCAGATCGCATTAGGGTCGCAGCTGTTCGGGGTGGTGTTGCTCTGGCGGATGCTACGGGCGTTGTAA
- a CDS encoding type II secretion system F family protein: protein MSLSTYWLLAGLFLLASAVSLIVLSLRLQRARSVEQNLARTMAQVTRREAMFQQSQAIWRQTKYLRFASITDIQLLLRKAGYLTNREQTSCLLKVMLAWATMQGMAVMAIIERQVASEQAMGLLVLSTAGGAYLALQWLKKKVVSRAKMIDEELIMGLQMMKTLWDVGLSLESMLRAYTAELKEMTPEMNKELLLALSKIEAGQDRAWVFVEVARVNESLGMQDLLNMFAQVSDSGGSMSDSLAQLTLLLRDRRRTQLQEKVSKLSGRMSVVMMLFLFPPLFVVLAGPGMMALGRALGN from the coding sequence ATGAGTTTGTCTACATATTGGCTTCTGGCGGGGTTGTTTTTGCTTGCCAGCGCCGTGAGTTTAATTGTGCTGTCCCTCAGGCTGCAACGTGCTCGAAGCGTGGAGCAGAATCTGGCGCGAACCATGGCCCAGGTGACTCGTCGGGAAGCCATGTTCCAGCAAAGCCAGGCGATTTGGCGACAAACCAAATACTTACGGTTTGCTTCGATCACGGATATTCAGCTGTTATTGCGCAAAGCAGGATATTTGACCAATCGTGAGCAAACCTCCTGTTTGCTGAAAGTGATGTTGGCCTGGGCGACGATGCAGGGGATGGCCGTGATGGCGATTATCGAGCGTCAGGTAGCCTCAGAGCAGGCGATGGGCCTGTTGGTGCTGAGTACTGCAGGGGGCGCCTACCTTGCCTTACAGTGGTTGAAAAAGAAGGTGGTCTCGCGTGCCAAAATGATCGATGAAGAACTGATCATGGGGCTGCAAATGATGAAAACCCTGTGGGATGTCGGACTCTCGCTTGAAAGTATGTTGCGTGCATACACCGCAGAGCTGAAAGAGATGACGCCGGAAATGAATAAAGAGCTCCTGCTAGCCCTGAGCAAGATCGAAGCGGGGCAGGATCGGGCCTGGGTGTTTGTTGAGGTGGCCCGGGTTAATGAGTCATTGGGGATGCAGGATTTGCTGAATATGTTTGCCCAGGTGTCAGACTCCGGCGGCAGTATGTCGGACTCTCTGGCCCAATTGACCCTGTTGCTGCGGGATCGGCGTCGAACCCAGTTACAGGAGAAAGTGAGCAAATTGTCTGGCCGGATGTCTGTGGTGATGATGTTGTTTCTGTTCCCGCCCTTGTTTGTGGTGCTAGCTGGACCGGGCATGATGGCGCTGGGACGGGCACTGGGTAATTAA
- a CDS encoding DUF3613 domain-containing protein gives MRFQFTDVMGVGAALLAASLFSAPALALKGPRMTSALAPPAKSIPMPPRYSSAYQPAPAPNITLRTKGSVGYPGQKSETRVWLNLQAGGMLATDYNDTLSPKAADKAQQRMVQSFSNPIPAKFIADSMGGG, from the coding sequence ATGAGATTCCAGTTCACGGATGTCATGGGTGTTGGGGCTGCCCTGCTGGCAGCAAGCTTGTTCAGTGCCCCGGCCCTGGCACTGAAGGGGCCGCGAATGACCTCAGCACTGGCACCACCGGCTAAATCTATTCCGATGCCGCCCAGGTACTCTTCGGCCTATCAACCCGCTCCGGCACCCAACATCACCTTGCGAACCAAGGGCAGTGTGGGTTACCCCGGTCAAAAAAGCGAAACCCGGGTATGGTTGAATTTGCAGGCGGGGGGCATGCTGGCGACGGACTACAATGACACCTTGTCGCCGAAAGCGGCGGATAAGGCTCAACAGCGAATGGTGCAAAGCTTCAGCAACCCGATCCCGGCAAAATTTATTGCCGACTCGATGGGCGGCGGCTAA
- a CDS encoding pilus assembly protein TadG-related protein, with protein sequence MRYRDPAGRIRHQCGATGLSLLILMAAMAAFLTLAVDTGRLFMEKRRLQQQADLAALSLGRYGCYIDGDSDEEALIARVEENLAANGFDPSGNRYELTFGAAAINADENRWEFSTGEAESSVRSAAQLKLSKAVPASLLSSGESVTLGATANIFKRSRIEFGVGTTLVDINLLDFMLQDVADVELTAASYQNLVDARIGLGGLIQGFDQVIPLEGESVSSQLDTVISMDDLITVLYQVFGFTTPVTSVLDPLKISAGTLEFMLSDFLKVSEELDETLVLATKISAYDLISAALLAVVQRADQRVGVNSVIAELGSLDVLSLVTLDASLKVIEPPQFKFGELPAVHGGELVPTVRTAQTELLVQIELLGSAWLNLLNILGLGLASVDLDGIGIQVIAAEAETQLLDVNGCNWNNGEAISFEFASKPSLATAVIGDREDTSQPFGLGVKILLIPIAQVEVSASLSPLSCSDFVSHSGQLDSEADLPQQVSQVTLGTDCQLSGIQSDDLTISPLGGVSEVLLGSLVADILNPVLQLVIGPVLTNLGIVTGQADVFVSSFEFEGGNLMN encoded by the coding sequence ATGAGATATCGCGACCCGGCTGGTCGGATCCGGCATCAGTGCGGGGCCACGGGGCTCAGCCTGTTGATTCTGATGGCGGCGATGGCTGCGTTTCTGACCCTGGCGGTCGACACCGGGCGGCTGTTCATGGAAAAACGCCGTCTGCAGCAACAGGCGGATCTGGCCGCCCTGAGTCTGGGACGTTACGGGTGTTATATCGATGGAGACAGTGATGAGGAAGCCCTGATCGCGCGGGTGGAAGAAAACCTGGCGGCTAATGGATTTGATCCCAGTGGCAATCGTTATGAGCTGACTTTTGGCGCTGCTGCGATCAATGCGGATGAAAACCGATGGGAATTTTCGACAGGTGAGGCAGAAAGCAGCGTCCGAAGTGCGGCGCAATTGAAGCTGAGTAAAGCGGTGCCCGCGAGTTTACTCTCTTCTGGGGAGAGCGTGACGCTGGGGGCAACCGCAAACATCTTTAAGCGTAGCCGGATTGAGTTTGGGGTGGGGACAACGCTTGTAGATATAAATTTACTCGATTTCATGTTGCAAGATGTTGCTGATGTAGAGTTAACAGCTGCTTCCTATCAAAATCTTGTTGATGCCCGTATTGGATTGGGGGGGCTAATCCAAGGGTTTGATCAGGTGATTCCACTTGAAGGGGAATCCGTTAGTTCGCAACTCGATACTGTCATTTCTATGGATGACCTGATTACAGTGCTTTACCAGGTCTTTGGATTTACAACTCCAGTGACTAGTGTACTTGATCCGTTGAAAATCAGTGCTGGGACATTGGAATTTATGCTCTCTGATTTTCTTAAAGTTTCTGAGGAGCTAGACGAAACTCTGGTGCTGGCAACGAAAATTTCTGCTTATGATTTGATATCTGCCGCCTTACTGGCAGTTGTTCAAAGAGCGGATCAACGTGTTGGGGTCAACTCAGTGATCGCTGAATTAGGCAGTCTAGATGTCTTGTCGTTGGTGACCTTAGATGCCTCATTAAAAGTTATCGAGCCGCCACAATTTAAATTCGGGGAATTACCTGCGGTACATGGCGGAGAGCTTGTACCTACGGTAAGAACAGCGCAAACGGAGTTGCTGGTTCAAATTGAACTGTTAGGGAGCGCATGGCTGAACTTGCTAAATATATTAGGCCTTGGGCTGGCAAGCGTTGACTTGGACGGAATTGGTATTCAAGTCATTGCCGCTGAAGCGGAAACTCAGCTATTGGATGTCAATGGATGTAACTGGAATAACGGTGAGGCGATTTCGTTTGAATTTGCTTCAAAACCTTCTCTGGCGACAGCAGTGATTGGCGATAGAGAGGATACTTCTCAGCCATTTGGCTTGGGGGTAAAGATATTGCTCATTCCAATCGCTCAGGTGGAGGTTTCGGCAAGCTTATCGCCTTTATCTTGTTCTGACTTTGTTTCTCATAGTGGTCAATTAGATTCTGAAGCTGATTTGCCTCAGCAAGTAAGTCAGGTGACGTTAGGTACGGATTGTCAGCTGTCAGGCATTCAAAGTGATGACTTGACCATATCTCCATTAGGAGGGGTGAGTGAGGTCCTGCTTGGAAGTTTAGTTGCAGATATATTGAATCCAGTGTTGCAGCTGGTTATAGGCCCAGTACTTACGAATCTTGGGATTGTGACTGGCCAAGCCGACGTCTTCGTCTCTTCGTTTGAATTCGAAGGCGGTAATTTGATGAATTAA